Proteins co-encoded in one Arachis hypogaea cultivar Tifrunner chromosome 11, arahy.Tifrunner.gnm2.J5K5, whole genome shotgun sequence genomic window:
- the LOC112722261 gene encoding elongation factor Tu, chloroplastic, whose product MAITSIAAAASSSKLFCPHAPPSSSSTSTSTCLFRTATHLSSSFLKPSIILHLTPYSSSSAVTTTTTTTPYRRRSHTVRAARGKFERKKPHVNIGTIGHVDHGKTTLTAALTMALAALGNSAPKKYDEIDAAPEERARGITINTATVEYETENRHYAHVDCPGHADYVKNMITGAAQMDGAILVVSGADGPMPQTKEHILLAKQVGVPNMVVFLNKQDQVDDEELLELVELEVRELLSSYEFPGDEVPIISGSALLALEALMANPAIKRGDNEWVDKIYALMDAVDNYIPIPQRQTDLPFLLAIEDVFSITGRGTVATGRVERGTIKVGETVEIVGVRETRSTTVTGVEMFQKILDEAMAGDNVGLLLRGIQKVDIQRGMVLAKPGTITPHTKFSAIVYVLKKEEGGRHSPFFAGYRPQFYMRTTDVTGKVTSIMNDKDEESKMVMPGDRVKMVVELIVPVACEQGMRFAIREGGKTVGAGVIQSIIE is encoded by the exons ATGGCAATTACTTCAATAGCAGCAGCTGCTTCTTCATCAAAGCTATTTTGCCCGCATGCCCCTCCATCTTCATCTTCCACTTCCACTTCCACTTGCCTCTTCAGAACAGCCACCCACCTCTCCTCTTCTTTCCTCAAACCCTCCATAATCCTCCACTTAACTCCTTATTCCTCCTCCTCTgccgtcaccaccaccaccaccaccaccccctaCCGCCGCCGCTCCCACACTGTCCGCGCTGCCCGCGGCAAGTTTGAGCGCAAGAAGCCACACGTCAACATCGGCACCATAGGCCATGTCGACCACGGCAAGACCACCCTCACCGCCGCACTCACCATGGCCCTCGCCGCCCTCGGCAACAGCGCTCCCAAGAAATACGACGAGATTGACGCCGCCCCCGAGGAGCGCGCCCGCGGCATCACTATCAACACTGCTACCGTCGAGTACGAGACCGAGAACCGCCACTACGCCCACGTGGACTGCCCCGGCCACGCTGACTACGTCAAGAATATGATCACCGGTGCCGCACAAATGGACGGCGCCATCCTCGTCGTCTCCGGCGCCGACGGCCCCATGCCTCAGACCAAGGAGCACATCCTCCTCGCCAAGCAG GTTGGTGTCCCCAACATGGTGGTTTTCCTCAACAAGCAGGACCAGGTGGATGATGAGGAGCTTCTTGAGCTTGTGGAGCTCGAGGTTCGTGAGCTTCTCTCCTCGTACGAGTTTCCCGGCGATGAAGTCCCCATTATCTCAGGTTCGGCCCTTCTAGCATTGGAAGCTTTGATGGCGAACCCTGCCATCAAGCGTGGTGACAACGAGTGGGTGGACAAGATTTATGCCCTCATGGATGCCGTGGATAACTACATTCCCATCCCTCAGCGCCAAACGGACCTTCCCTTCTTGCTTGCCATCGAAGATGTGTTCTCCATTACAGGTCGTGGGACTGTGGCTACCGGAAGGGTTGAGAGAGGGACTATTAAGGTTGGGGAAACTGTTGAGATTGTTGGTGTGAGGGAGACTAGGAGCACTACTGTCACTGGTGTGGAGATGTTCCAGAAGATTCTAGATGAGGCAATGGCTGGTGATAATGTGGGGTTGTTGCTTAGAGGTATTCAGAAGGTTGATATTCAAAGAGGAATGGTGTTAGCTAAGCCGGGGACTATTACCCCGCACACTAAGTTTTCTGCCATTGTGTATGTtttgaagaaggaagaaggagggagGCACTCACCATTCTTTGCTGGATACCGACCGCAGTTTTACATGAGGACCACTGATGTGACTGGGAAAGTGACGTCGATTATGAATGATAAGGATGAGGAGTCCAAGATGGTGATGCCAGGGGACAGGGTTAAGATGGTGGTGGAGCTTATAGTACCTGTGGCTTGTGAGCAAGGGATGAGGTTTGCTATTCGGGAAGGAGGGAAAACTGTGGGAGCTGGTGTCATCCAATCCATCATCGAGTGA